CGCACGCGGACGCGCCCGCACCCGGCCGCCGTCGTCGGACTCAGGAGGGACCATGAGCATGCACCGCCCCACGCCCCGCCTGCCCGAGCGCGGCGCCGTCCCGGCCGCCCGGCCGGCCCCCTCGCTCGCCGAGCGCGTGAGCGGCCGCCTCGTGGCCGTCATCGCGCCCACGCTGCTGCTCGTGGCCGCCCTGTGGGTCGTCCAGATCGCCCTCGTGTTCTTCGGCCGGCTCGTGATCCCCAGCCTCGGCCTGATCCCCCGCAGCGTGACCGGACTGGACGGCATCCTGTTCTCCCCGCTGCTGCACGCCGGCTGGGGACACCTGATCGGCAACTCCACGGCGCTGATCCTGCTCGGCCCGCTCGCCGCGCTCATCTCGGGGCGGCCGTTGGCCCTGCTCGCGGCCGCCTGGCTGGGCTCGGGTGTGCTCACGTGGGTGATCGGCTCCCCCGGCGTGCACATCGGCGCCTCGGGGATCGTGTACGCGCTCGTCGCGTTCCTGGTGGTCTACGGCATCGCCGTGCGCCGCGTGGTGCCCGTGGTGGTCTCGGTGCTCGTGGCGCTCACGCACCTGGGCTCGAGCCTCATCGGCCTGCTGCCGGCCCCCGGGGTCTCGTGGACGGGGCACCTGGCGGGCGCCGTCGTTGGGGTGCTGCTGGGCCTGTGGTGGGGCCGCGGCGACCGCCGCCCCCGCCACGCCGACATCTGACCGGCGCCGCGAGGCTCCGCCCGCCGCCGCGCCGACCGGCCTCAGGCGCCGAAGCGGCGCTGCCGGCTGCCGTAGTCGCGCAGGGCGCGCAGGAAGTCGACCTTGCGGAACGCGGGCCACATGGCCTCGCAGAAGTAGAACTCCGAGTAGGCGGACTGCCACAGCAGGAACCCGGAGAGCCGCTGCTCCCCCGAGGTGCGGATGACCAGGTCCGGGTCCGGCTGGCCGCGCGTGTAGAGGCGGTCGGCGATCTGCTCGACGGTCATCGCGTCGGCGATCTCCGCGGCGGTGCGCCCCCGGCCGTGCTCGTCGCGCAGCAGCTCGCGCACGGCGTCGAGGATCTCCTGGCGGCCGCCGTAGCCCACGGCCACGTTCACGTGCACGCCGTCGTTGTCCCGGGTGCGCTCCTCCACCGCGCGCAGGCGGCGGGCCATCTCCTCCGGCAGCATGTCCACGGCGCCCACCGTCTGCACGCGCACGGGCCGGCGGCCCTCGCGCGGCTCGGCGAGGCGCTCC
The sequence above is a segment of the Micrococcus endophyticus genome. Coding sequences within it:
- a CDS encoding rhomboid family intramembrane serine protease, which gives rise to MSMHRPTPRLPERGAVPAARPAPSLAERVSGRLVAVIAPTLLLVAALWVVQIALVFFGRLVIPSLGLIPRSVTGLDGILFSPLLHAGWGHLIGNSTALILLGPLAALISGRPLALLAAAWLGSGVLTWVIGSPGVHIGASGIVYALVAFLVVYGIAVRRVVPVVVSVLVALTHLGSSLIGLLPAPGVSWTGHLAGAVVGVLLGLWWGRGDRRPRHADI
- a CDS encoding isoprenyl transferase — its product is MQRPEAFYRLYERRLARGLDPERLPRHVGVLVDGNRRWARAFGATTQEGHQAGAERILEFIDWCDETGIPVVTLYMLSTENLGRPPEELEALLGIILATAERLAEPREGRRPVRVQTVGAVDMLPEEMARRLRAVEERTRDNDGVHVNVAVGYGGRQEILDAVRELLRDEHGRGRTAAEIADAMTVEQIADRLYTRGQPDPDLVIRTSGEQRLSGFLLWQSAYSEFYFCEAMWPAFRKVDFLRALRDYGSRQRRFGA